Proteins encoded in a region of the Bacteroidota bacterium genome:
- a CDS encoding acyl-CoA thioesterase, which yields MKEESFSVKHSQVEMTQLVLPNDTNQLGNLLGGQLMHWIDLAAAIAAARHSKRVCVTASVDELNFIHPVKEGEVVILRASVNCVFHTSMEVGVKVFCENLLTGALVHANSAYLTFVSIDGSGTPVPVPRLRPESDDERRRFADATRRREERLRRRSKKGNE from the coding sequence ATGAAGGAAGAATCGTTTTCAGTCAAGCATTCGCAGGTTGAGATGACGCAGCTCGTGCTGCCGAACGACACCAACCAGCTCGGCAATCTCCTCGGCGGTCAGCTGATGCACTGGATCGATCTGGCCGCGGCGATTGCGGCGGCAAGGCATTCCAAGCGTGTGTGTGTAACGGCGTCCGTTGACGAGCTCAACTTTATTCATCCGGTCAAAGAAGGAGAGGTCGTCATCCTTCGCGCGTCCGTCAACTGCGTATTTCACACCTCGATGGAAGTCGGCGTGAAAGTATTTTGCGAAAATTTACTTACCGGTGCTCTCGTCCATGCAAATTCTGCCTACCTGACGTTTGTTTCCATCGACGGCAGCGGCACACCGGTTCCGGTGCCCCGCCTGCGCCCAGAGAGCGATGATGAACGGAGGCGGTTTGCGGATGCAACACGGCGTCGTGAAGAGAGGCTTCGGCGTCGGTCGAAGAAGGGCAATGAATAA
- a CDS encoding CcmD family protein, whose translation MEFLAQNQLYIVMSIVLIIWFGFVFYLFRLDGKISKLEKSLRK comes from the coding sequence GTGGAGTTTCTCGCACAGAATCAATTGTATATCGTCATGAGCATCGTGCTCATCATTTGGTTCGGGTTTGTCTTTTACCTGTTCCGGCTCGACGGCAAAATCAGCAAGCTCGAAAAGAGCCTGCGAAAGTGA
- a CDS encoding VCBS repeat-containing protein: MNKASVERRFSAANVLSFPPRSPRSAFNQILVAVLTCGAIAIAQQRTTAALGTVTSTSLPFAPSLAVLMHFNADPHPDILCFDQASQHLVVLVNKGDGISFDCVSLGPSTDVTFLAAKDLNNDGKDDIVIVHRQTSQVEVWLSTPNDTVYRSTKYNVNFYPEKVLLADIDNDSTTDILCFGKLSSGISVLLGNKDGTFREKNLILPEIPVVDASVVKLNDDDFPDIVVHNWLTNEMVFYYGMGDLQFAEQNIVSFDKDTVAVVFGDFNRDHVLDYAVASSMTRSLRFFAGDGMASYFQYQSLDFNHAIGELLAAPVSSRLSPDVVAVDDLGGTFSVFSNQGDGTFYDDVVFGCTSDNRITLVGDIDGDGWNDVLVIDPSRRMMTCYWNAKKKLAAPRENAALSGEVSFAVGKHPLGLVVGDFNNDGYDDVAVVDSASSSLSLLYSSPPGRMSGQIGIPTVERPTAVRLYAKNDTSVTFLLTHESIAKVSVLTLSQAQQPAVRKAAVSYTYAIATAENPRVFLPDAALQNKSIEFYVFSSAKQRSLSYFRQVSGTKFVERNIKPIIPERILAGSVNDFNGDGLPDLAYIYFDSQALHYTLGITFSDSAGQYRGKTLSYVFPDSAMKRCSMAFADVNGDNIPDCILYTAPMNNIRIALGKGAGRFGEFFSVADGIEIVNPEHLQIIDFDGDGINDIMVLDDKTSELFFLKGKGNGKFLPRTFLMDMPQETTFRFGDFNGDGVLDIVYSNPAENLVTFYFVNRR, encoded by the coding sequence ATGAATAAGGCTTCCGTCGAACGCCGCTTCAGCGCGGCGAATGTTTTGTCGTTCCCCCCCCGCTCTCCGAGAAGTGCCTTCAACCAAATCCTTGTGGCAGTGCTGACCTGCGGCGCAATTGCGATTGCCCAGCAGCGGACGACGGCGGCCTTGGGGACGGTAACTTCCACCTCGCTGCCGTTCGCTCCGTCGCTTGCTGTCTTGATGCATTTTAATGCCGACCCGCATCCGGACATTCTCTGTTTTGACCAGGCAAGCCAGCATCTTGTCGTTTTGGTCAATAAAGGCGATGGCATCTCGTTCGATTGTGTCTCTCTGGGCCCTTCGACGGACGTCACGTTCCTGGCCGCAAAGGATCTCAACAACGACGGCAAGGACGATATCGTCATAGTGCATCGACAAACCAGCCAGGTTGAAGTATGGCTGAGTACGCCGAACGACACCGTGTATCGTAGCACGAAGTACAACGTCAATTTCTATCCTGAAAAAGTACTTCTTGCGGATATTGACAATGACAGCACGACCGATATTCTCTGTTTCGGAAAATTATCGTCCGGCATCTCGGTCCTGTTGGGCAACAAGGACGGGACATTTAGAGAAAAAAATCTTATCCTTCCCGAGATCCCCGTTGTCGATGCATCTGTTGTGAAACTTAACGACGATGATTTCCCGGACATTGTCGTTCATAATTGGCTGACGAATGAAATGGTGTTCTATTACGGCATGGGGGATTTGCAATTCGCAGAACAAAATATTGTTTCCTTCGACAAGGACACGGTCGCCGTTGTGTTCGGGGATTTCAACAGAGATCACGTGCTCGATTATGCGGTGGCCTCGTCCATGACCCGATCGCTCCGTTTTTTTGCCGGCGACGGCATGGCTTCCTATTTTCAGTATCAGAGCCTTGATTTCAATCATGCAATCGGCGAACTCTTGGCGGCGCCGGTCTCCTCACGTCTCTCGCCCGATGTTGTAGCCGTCGATGATCTTGGCGGGACGTTCAGCGTCTTTTCCAACCAGGGAGATGGGACGTTTTACGACGACGTTGTGTTTGGCTGCACATCCGACAACCGGATCACTCTTGTCGGCGACATCGATGGCGACGGATGGAACGATGTGCTTGTGATTGACCCGTCGCGGCGAATGATGACGTGTTATTGGAACGCAAAGAAAAAACTTGCGGCACCGAGGGAGAACGCGGCTCTCTCGGGCGAGGTATCGTTTGCGGTAGGGAAGCATCCTCTTGGCCTTGTTGTCGGCGATTTCAACAACGACGGATATGATGACGTGGCAGTTGTTGACAGCGCGTCGTCATCTCTTTCGCTCTTGTATAGTTCGCCGCCCGGCCGGATGTCGGGCCAGATCGGCATTCCAACTGTTGAACGTCCGACTGCGGTCCGGCTGTATGCGAAGAACGATACTTCCGTGACGTTCCTCCTGACGCATGAATCGATCGCCAAAGTGTCGGTCCTCACGCTTTCTCAGGCACAACAGCCTGCCGTGCGCAAGGCCGCTGTTTCGTATACGTACGCGATTGCAACGGCGGAAAATCCAAGAGTGTTTCTGCCCGACGCGGCGTTGCAAAATAAGTCGATCGAATTCTACGTGTTTTCAAGCGCGAAACAGCGCTCGCTCTCATACTTCAGGCAAGTCTCGGGGACAAAATTTGTCGAACGGAACATCAAACCGATCATTCCGGAGAGGATCCTTGCAGGGTCCGTCAATGATTTTAACGGCGACGGCCTGCCGGACCTGGCATATATCTATTTTGACAGCCAGGCTCTTCATTATACTCTCGGCATCACGTTCAGCGATTCAGCAGGCCAGTACCGCGGCAAAACCCTGTCATATGTCTTCCCCGATTCTGCGATGAAGCGGTGTTCCATGGCGTTTGCCGACGTGAACGGTGACAACATTCCCGATTGCATCCTTTACACGGCGCCGATGAACAACATCCGAATTGCTCTCGGAAAAGGAGCCGGCCGGTTCGGTGAGTTCTTTTCGGTCGCTGATGGGATTGAGATTGTCAATCCCGAGCATCTCCAGATCATCGATTTCGACGGAGACGGGATCAACGACATCATGGTTTTGGACGATAAGACATCGGAGCTTTTTTTCCTCAAAGGAAAAGGAAACGGGAAATTTTTGCCGCGCACCTTTCTTATGGACATGCCGCAAGAGACGACGTTCAGATTCGGTGACTTCAACGGAGACGGCGTGCTGGACATTGTTTACAGCAATCCAGCAGAAAATCTTGTTACGTTCTATTTTGTCAATCGGCGGTAG
- the bamD gene encoding outer membrane protein assembly factor BamD — MKKLFVVAAISCLLMVEVNGCGSSKEAEFYTAEERFAEAMKKFHREDYLDAVEDFKNVTVQFPGSAYADSAQFFMGECRYLREEYILAAAEYDLLIRTMSSSPLVLRARYMKAMSNYELSPKSELDQKFTKEAIDDFQSFIEYYPTDSLAKVSAAKIVELNNKLAKKEYDNGKLYLRLEYFKSAIAYFDLVLDRYHDSDYADDALLGKATALRERHDYAAALDAVNLFFQKYPASRLKSDAETLKAAIEADLAAPKPAPKKSMGLSTNTGQ; from the coding sequence TTGAAGAAATTATTTGTTGTTGCAGCGATAAGTTGTTTGTTGATGGTAGAGGTGAACGGATGCGGGTCGAGCAAAGAAGCCGAGTTTTATACGGCCGAGGAGCGGTTTGCCGAAGCCATGAAGAAATTCCACCGGGAAGATTATCTTGACGCCGTCGAAGACTTCAAGAATGTGACCGTTCAGTTCCCGGGGAGCGCGTATGCGGACAGCGCGCAGTTCTTTATGGGGGAATGCCGGTATCTCAGGGAAGAATATATACTCGCAGCAGCGGAATATGACCTTCTCATCCGGACGATGTCGTCCAGTCCGCTTGTTCTGCGCGCGCGATACATGAAAGCGATGTCGAACTATGAGCTCTCCCCGAAATCCGAGCTTGATCAAAAGTTCACAAAAGAAGCGATCGACGATTTTCAGTCGTTCATCGAATATTATCCGACGGACTCGCTCGCAAAAGTCTCTGCAGCAAAGATCGTTGAACTCAACAACAAGCTAGCAAAGAAGGAATACGATAACGGAAAGTTGTATCTCCGGCTTGAATACTTCAAGTCAGCGATCGCCTATTTCGATCTGGTGCTCGACCGGTATCATGACAGCGATTACGCCGACGACGCACTGCTCGGAAAAGCGACCGCGTTAAGGGAACGTCATGACTACGCGGCGGCTCTTGACGCCGTTAATTTATTCTTTCAAAAATATCCGGCAAGTCGATTGAAGAGCGACGCGGAAACGCTCAAGGCTGCGATCGAGGCCGACCTTGCCGCGCCAAAGCCGGCGCCGAAAAAATCAATGGGACTCTCGACGAATACGGGCCAATGA
- a CDS encoding ABC transporter ATP-binding protein: MKKIVLTAESVSKVFNRRVIFDDVSFSVTQTQAVAITGKNGSGKSTLAKIVCAILTPTAGQIACSIDDAHIVPEKIYRHIGLVSPYIMMYEEFSGIENLSVFGRIRNLPERSFEEAESLLKKFGIYERRNDEVRTYSSGMKQRLKYAAALLHHPEILVLDEPTANLDEEGVEVVRDTMRIQKENGILIIATNDKEDLEYADYRVDLAINGKKRGQP; encoded by the coding sequence ATGAAAAAAATCGTCCTCACTGCAGAGTCCGTTTCGAAAGTATTTAACCGGCGGGTGATTTTCGATGATGTTTCCTTTTCGGTGACACAGACTCAAGCTGTTGCGATTACCGGAAAAAATGGATCCGGCAAGTCGACGCTCGCGAAGATCGTCTGTGCGATCCTTACCCCGACCGCAGGGCAAATCGCCTGTTCAATCGATGATGCCCACATCGTTCCGGAAAAAATATATCGCCATATCGGATTAGTATCGCCGTATATCATGATGTATGAGGAGTTCTCGGGGATTGAAAACCTTTCCGTCTTCGGCCGGATCAGGAACCTGCCTGAACGGTCGTTTGAAGAGGCCGAATCGCTGCTGAAGAAATTCGGCATCTACGAGCGGCGTAATGACGAGGTTCGAACATACTCGTCCGGGATGAAACAACGGCTGAAGTATGCCGCGGCACTGCTTCATCATCCGGAGATCCTTGTCCTGGATGAACCGACCGCAAACCTCGACGAAGAAGGCGTTGAGGTCGTCCGCGATACGATGCGTATTCAAAAAGAGAACGGGATCCTCATTATTGCCACAAATGATAAGGAGGATCTGGAATATGCCGACTATCGCGTCGACCTTGCAATAAACGGGAAAAAGAGAGGACAGCCTTGA
- a CDS encoding cytochrome c maturation protein CcmE, which yields MKAKIIVAAVVVVAFVIFGAVSFLDSNVEYTDFAKAEKTAKKVQVKGEWVKEKETQFDAKAGQFIFYMRDDSQREAKVILDGAKPNNFELAKSVVAKGRYKDGCFHATELLTKCPSKYEGDASAVQKTL from the coding sequence GTGAAAGCAAAGATCATTGTCGCGGCAGTCGTTGTCGTCGCGTTTGTCATCTTCGGCGCGGTCTCTTTTTTGGACAGCAATGTCGAGTATACCGATTTTGCAAAGGCCGAAAAGACTGCGAAAAAAGTTCAGGTGAAGGGGGAGTGGGTGAAGGAAAAAGAGACTCAGTTCGACGCAAAAGCCGGGCAGTTCATTTTCTACATGCGCGACGACAGCCAGCGGGAAGCGAAAGTGATTCTCGACGGGGCGAAGCCGAACAACTTCGAGCTGGCGAAGAGCGTGGTCGCGAAGGGAAGGTACAAGGATGGTTGTTTCCATGCCACGGAACTTCTCACAAAGTGTCCGTCTAAATACGAAGGCGATGCGTCGGCTGTTCAAAAAACATTGTAA
- a CDS encoding Glu/Leu/Phe/Val dehydrogenase: METNENLNYKEPAPITDKENPFESMMERFDVAAELLGLEKGVYEYLKTPVKQITVSIPIQMDNGEIEVFEGYRVIHNDILGPSKGGLRFAPDVNLDEVKALAAWMTWKCSVVDIPFGGAKGGVRCDPSKLTPVELEKVTRRYTANMLDIFGEDKDIPAPDMGTNEQIMAWIMDTYSMHMKRTATGVVTGKPLIIGGSLGRREATGRGVMMVTIGAMEKIKLKPKETAVVVQGFGNVGSVSAQLLQQQGCKIVGIGDVTGGYYNKRGIDVEKAIEWTKAHKVLNGFPNAEKITQSDLLELDCDVLVPAAKEDQITARNAPKIKAKIIAEGANGPTTAKADPILKDKGIIVIPDILANAGGVTVSYFEWVQDRVGYFWSIDRVNRRLERMMTSAFNAVYETAEHYKVSLRIGAYILAIDKVAKTLKVRGIYA, from the coding sequence ACCAACGAAAACCTTAATTACAAAGAACCTGCGCCGATCACGGATAAAGAGAATCCGTTCGAATCGATGATGGAACGGTTTGATGTCGCAGCAGAACTTCTCGGCTTGGAGAAGGGTGTTTACGAATATCTGAAGACCCCGGTGAAGCAGATCACCGTCTCCATCCCCATCCAAATGGACAACGGAGAGATCGAGGTATTTGAAGGCTACCGCGTCATTCACAATGATATTCTCGGTCCTTCAAAAGGAGGATTGCGGTTCGCCCCGGATGTCAACCTCGACGAGGTCAAAGCCCTTGCCGCCTGGATGACCTGGAAATGCTCCGTCGTTGATATCCCGTTCGGAGGCGCGAAAGGGGGCGTTCGTTGTGATCCGTCCAAGCTGACGCCGGTCGAACTCGAGAAGGTCACGCGGCGCTACACGGCGAACATGCTCGATATTTTTGGAGAGGATAAGGATATACCGGCGCCGGATATGGGAACGAACGAACAGATCATGGCGTGGATCATGGACACGTACAGCATGCACATGAAGCGGACGGCAACCGGCGTGGTGACAGGGAAACCGCTCATCATCGGCGGTTCGTTGGGCAGACGCGAGGCCACCGGCCGCGGCGTCATGATGGTCACCATTGGCGCGATGGAAAAAATAAAATTGAAACCCAAGGAGACGGCGGTCGTAGTCCAGGGTTTCGGCAACGTCGGTTCTGTTTCGGCCCAGCTTCTTCAGCAGCAGGGATGCAAAATTGTCGGCATCGGCGACGTGACCGGAGGGTACTACAACAAACGGGGGATCGATGTCGAAAAGGCGATCGAGTGGACGAAGGCGCATAAAGTACTGAACGGTTTTCCCAATGCGGAGAAGATCACGCAATCGGATCTGCTTGAGCTCGATTGCGACGTACTTGTTCCGGCGGCAAAGGAAGACCAGATCACGGCCCGGAATGCTCCAAAAATAAAGGCAAAGATCATCGCGGAAGGTGCGAACGGTCCGACGACTGCAAAAGCCGACCCCATCCTGAAGGATAAGGGCATCATCGTCATCCCGGACATTCTTGCAAACGCCGGAGGGGTCACCGTTTCGTATTTTGAATGGGTTCAGGATCGAGTCGGATATTTTTGGTCCATCGATCGCGTGAATCGAAGGCTGGAAAGAATGATGACGTCGGCATTCAATGCTGTCTACGAGACGGCGGAACACTACAAAGTCTCTCTCCGAATCGGCGCTTACATCTTGGCGATCGACAAGGTTGCGAAAACATTAAAAGTCCGCGGAATCTACGCTTGA
- a CDS encoding CapA family protein, which translates to MYRRNRAAVYLVRAGWSAVVVFSIVVAPRYLGIRSVRRAEVPSIRTVTLLAFGDVNLGRMVGQRILSGDLNYPFRNISLQRDSAEIVFANLESQLSDQKGETQDPVHNLIFTGPPNGGRTLANFGLAYVSTANNHAYDYGKRALLETLDHLDQENIGHFGTARSPRALYEPLMVEKNGIRFAFFAVTDLMNFKHGWHDYVAVTDSSKLFPAIREAAASADVVVLSVHGGDEYSDIPMRRLTAFEEESIAQGVTIVLGHHPHVPYGIRHVGKGYIIHSLGNFVFYQPQLFWTQLSFAVTIVVEKKSDTTAVSSVECIPLQAGYQPSVLTDSGNVNRLLSRMQSLSNIPIILSRRGVLH; encoded by the coding sequence ATGTACAGACGAAACCGTGCAGCCGTGTATTTGGTCCGGGCAGGATGGTCTGCGGTAGTGGTCTTTTCTATCGTTGTTGCACCGCGGTACCTCGGTATCCGCTCTGTGAGGAGGGCTGAAGTTCCATCGATCCGGACGGTGACGCTGCTGGCGTTCGGTGATGTCAACCTTGGGAGGATGGTCGGTCAGAGAATACTGAGTGGCGACCTTAATTACCCTTTCCGCAATATTTCGTTGCAGAGAGATTCTGCTGAGATCGTGTTTGCCAATCTCGAGAGCCAGCTGTCCGATCAAAAAGGGGAAACTCAGGATCCGGTCCATAATTTGATTTTTACGGGACCGCCGAACGGCGGCCGCACGCTCGCGAATTTCGGTTTGGCTTACGTTTCGACGGCAAATAATCACGCGTATGACTACGGGAAGCGGGCGTTGCTGGAAACGCTCGACCACCTGGATCAGGAGAACATAGGGCATTTCGGCACCGCGCGCTCGCCGCGCGCCCTTTATGAACCGCTAATGGTCGAAAAAAATGGAATTCGGTTTGCCTTCTTTGCCGTAACGGACCTGATGAATTTCAAACATGGGTGGCACGATTATGTCGCGGTCACGGACTCTAGTAAATTATTTCCGGCGATCCGAGAGGCGGCGGCGTCCGCGGATGTCGTGGTGTTGAGCGTGCACGGCGGAGATGAATACAGCGATATTCCGATGCGGCGATTGACGGCATTCGAGGAGGAGAGCATTGCTCAAGGGGTGACGATCGTACTCGGTCATCACCCGCACGTGCCGTACGGCATCCGTCATGTCGGCAAAGGATACATCATTCATTCGCTTGGTAATTTTGTCTTTTATCAGCCGCAATTATTTTGGACGCAGCTGAGCTTCGCGGTAACAATAGTAGTGGAAAAAAAAAGCGACACGACGGCTGTTTCATCCGTTGAATGTATTCCCCTGCAGGCGGGATATCAGCCGTCGGTCTTGACGGATTCGGGGAATGTGAACCGGCTGTTATCGCGAATGCAATCATTATCCAATATTCCAATTATCTTGTCACGAAGAGGCGTTCTCCATTGA
- the ccsA gene encoding cytochrome c biogenesis protein CcsA, with protein MTKLVIAKAGLVVWLTIVIIAGFAMPMVAAPQQWYELPIIPALEEKARIIFFHVPMSWTTLVAFIASTVYGIMYLKTKKLDYDLRSVSAAGLGTMFCILATVTGSIWAKFNWGSFWNWDPRETSIFVLLLIYGAYFALRSAVDVEEKRATLAAVYSIIAGVTAPFFIFVMPRIMTGLHPGAKGDEGGSTPVAQLHMPANMRVVFFASIIGFTVLYFWMFNLRVRYARLEAASQH; from the coding sequence ATGACCAAGCTAGTGATCGCAAAGGCAGGGCTTGTTGTATGGCTGACCATCGTCATCATCGCGGGTTTTGCGATGCCGATGGTGGCGGCCCCTCAGCAATGGTACGAACTGCCGATCATTCCCGCGCTCGAAGAGAAGGCGAGGATAATATTCTTCCACGTTCCGATGTCGTGGACGACGCTGGTGGCATTCATTGCCTCGACGGTGTACGGCATCATGTATCTCAAAACAAAAAAACTCGATTACGACCTCCGGTCGGTGTCCGCCGCCGGGTTGGGGACAATGTTCTGCATCCTTGCGACCGTGACCGGTTCGATATGGGCGAAATTCAATTGGGGATCATTCTGGAATTGGGATCCGCGTGAAACTTCAATCTTCGTTTTATTGTTAATCTATGGAGCGTATTTTGCGCTGCGTTCGGCCGTTGACGTAGAGGAAAAAAGAGCCACGCTGGCAGCGGTGTACTCGATCATTGCAGGGGTCACCGCACCGTTCTTTATTTTCGTCATGCCCCGGATCATGACAGGGCTTCATCCGGGGGCCAAGGGGGATGAAGGGGGTTCGACGCCAGTCGCTCAGCTTCATATGCCGGCGAATATGCGGGTGGTATTTTTCGCTTCGATCATCGGATTCACCGTTTTGTATTTCTGGATGTTTAACCTCAGAGTTCGGTACGCCAGGCTTGAAGCGGCGTCACAACACTAA
- a CDS encoding heme exporter protein CcmB: protein MKSLLIPSYYIFIKDVHSELRTRYALNALFMFVVTALSIILFSLGSESISQDVLAGILWVIIFFSSMSGLSRTFVSEEERGTVLTLQLIASPTPIYLGKLLFNGILTLALNAVISILYILLINNFVIASADIFWTTILLGSLAIASSSTIIAAIIAKANTKGTLYPVLSFPIMLPMLITVIKATQLSVEGAFFTEALGEFQILISYTVVIIAVSVVLFEFVWKD, encoded by the coding sequence GTGAAATCCCTGTTGATCCCGTCATACTACATTTTCATCAAAGATGTACATTCAGAGCTGCGCACGCGATACGCGTTAAATGCGCTCTTCATGTTCGTGGTTACGGCTCTGTCAATTATCCTTTTTTCGCTCGGAAGCGAATCGATCAGCCAGGACGTGCTCGCCGGGATTCTTTGGGTGATCATTTTCTTCTCCAGCATGTCGGGGCTATCGCGGACCTTTGTCAGCGAAGAGGAACGGGGGACAGTGCTGACCCTGCAGCTCATCGCGTCGCCGACCCCGATCTATCTCGGCAAGCTGCTGTTCAACGGAATCCTTACGCTGGCCCTTAATGCTGTTATCTCGATACTCTACATCCTCCTGATCAATAATTTTGTCATCGCGTCGGCGGACATCTTTTGGACCACAATTCTCCTCGGCAGTCTCGCGATCGCCAGTTCATCGACGATCATTGCAGCGATCATCGCAAAAGCGAACACAAAAGGGACGCTGTACCCTGTTCTTTCATTCCCCATTATGCTGCCGATGCTCATCACGGTGATCAAGGCAACGCAGCTTTCTGTTGAAGGCGCTTTTTTTACCGAGGCGCTCGGAGAGTTTCAGATCCTGATATCGTATACCGTCGTTATTATCGCCGTGTCCGTCGTTCTTTTTGAATTTGTCTGGAAGGATTAG